The genomic window GTAGGTAGAAAATCCCAGGTTTCCCTTTATAATCCGGAAATGGCGACTTTCGAAAAAGAAGAGCTCTATAACCAGAAAGACGCAGAAGGATTCATTAATCTTTACGGGCTTCCAGCCAAAGAAGCGGCGAGGTTACGAAAAAAATGACAAAGCTTGCAGTATACCCTGGATCCTTTGATCCGTTGACAAGAGGACATTTGGATATTCTCCAAAGGTCTCTCGGACTTTTTGACAAGGTCATCATCGGAGTCGCAGTGAATTCGAATAAGGCGCTTCTCTTCTCTATCGAGGAAAGGATCGAGTTTATTCGCGAAGCGACAAAAGGATGGACCAATCTGGAGATAGATACCTTCGAAGGATTGACCGTGGATTACTGCAAGAAGAGAGGAGCGAAGAGCATCATTCGAGGATTGAGAGCGGTTACCGACTTCGATTACGAATATGCAATTTCCCTAATGAATCGCAAACTCGCGCCCGAAGTGGAAAC from Leptospira langatensis includes these protein-coding regions:
- the coaD gene encoding pantetheine-phosphate adenylyltransferase, whose amino-acid sequence is MTKLAVYPGSFDPLTRGHLDILQRSLGLFDKVIIGVAVNSNKALLFSIEERIEFIREATKGWTNLEIDTFEGLTVDYCKKRGAKSIIRGLRAVTDFDYEYAISLMNRKLAPEVETIFLMSSNDYSFVSSTIVKEVARHGRDVSAQVPEHVSKALLNKLSKGK